In a genomic window of Kluyveromyces marxianus DMKU3-1042 DNA, complete genome, chromosome 7:
- the ARR3 gene encoding arsenic resistance protein has translation MSSSFTRRCDEPSMESRDQEPSQSNDWRLLDTAKKLSYKDLMLPVTIILCMIISVLISVYVPSSRHVFDAKKDFNLVNVSIPLAIGMIVMMIPPICKVPWESIHVFISKNSVWKHIAISLVLNWVIGPLLMTGLAWLVLFKHEEYREGIIMIGIARCIAMVLIWNQIAGGDNDLCVVLVICNSLLQMFLYAPLQLLYCYVISAGNFQGSYNRVFEEVAKSVGVFLGIPLLCGIATRMLFVCIIGKDKYERNVLKYVAPWSTIGLHYTICVLFISRGYQLVHELGSAFLCFVPLILYFIIAWTLTFVLLRCLTKQSTEDNQECDCDQEKLLLPNSWGKKTCTSNFPITMTHCFTTASNNFELSLAVAISLYGNDSKQAIAATFGPLLEVPILMMLALLSKYLHAKFMWESEGISSGLRYSSNDS, from the coding sequence atgtcttcttcattcaCTCGTCGTTGTGACGAACCTTCAATGGAATCTCGAGATCAGGAACCCTCCCAATCAAATGATTGGAGACTTTTAGATActgcaaaaaaattgtCATATAAAGACCTAATGCTACCTGTTACTATTATACTCTGCATGATTATCTCGGTATTAATATCTGTTTATGTGCCTTCTTCTCGGCATGTATTTGATGCTAAAAAAGATTTTAATTTGGTAAATGTCTCTATCCCATTAGCGATTGGAATGATCGTTATGATGATACCCCCTATATGTAAAGTACCGTGGGAGTCAATACATGTGTTCATATCGAAGAATAGCGTGTGGAAGCACATTGCGATATCCCTTGTACTCAACTGGGTGATCGGACCTTTGTTAATGACGGGGTTGGCATGGTTGGTGTTATTTAAGCACGAGGAATATCGTGAAGGTATTATAATGATAGGAATTGCCAGGTGCATTGCAATGGTattgatttggaatcaaatTGCGGGCGGAGATAATGATCTCTGTGTCGTATTGGTAATCTGCAATTCATTACTACAGATGTTTTTGTATGCACCTTTACAATTATTATATTGCTACGTTATTTCCGCTGGAAATTTCCAAGGATCCTATAATAGAGTGTTCGAAGAAGTAGCAAAATCTGTTGGGGTATTTCTCGGTATCCCATTACTTTGCGGTATTGCTACTCGCATGCTTTTCGTATGTATTATCGGGAAGGACAAATATGAGAGAAATGTTTTAAAGTATGTTGCACCGTGGTCTACGATAGGCTTGCACTATACGATTTGTGTCCTCTTCATAAGTCGTGGTTACCAATTAGTTCACGAGCTTGGATCTGCATTTTTGTGCTTCGTACCTCTTATCctatattttataattGCTTGGACCTTGACATTTGTATTGTTACGGTGCCTTACAAAGCAATCAACAGAAGATAATCAAGAATGCGATTGTGACCAAGAAAAACTATTGCTTCCTAATAGTTGGGGCAAAAAGACATGCACGTCGAACTTTCCTATTACAATGACACATTGTTTTACAACAGCGTCTAACAATTTTGAATTGTCTTTAGCAGTTGCTATATCGTTATATGGAAATGACAGTAAGCAGGCCATTGCTGCAACTTTTGGTCCGTTGTTGGAAGTTCCTATTCTAATGATGTTGGCATTGCTATCCAAATATTTACATGCAAAATTTATGTGGGAATCAGAAGGAATTAGCTCAGGGCTTCGTTATTCATCGAATGATAGCTGA
- the TOH1 gene encoding Toh1p, with product MVRLFDILGALLVAELMGLANAKQSYQVVEFGNVGFSGTYKNVKKISNEDKDSCTCNLGDEIWFSGENAPLNEGVSVHFRGPLSLSKFAFYTSPSFDINDSSSSQSWNRTAYYDASNKTANNVTFLTNAGDNSSCLGKALTYADSTGTGKASDATILGSDNLLKSDEEFSIFSEVKCPKSGYNKACGVYRSGIPAYHGFDGETKMFLFEFTMPTASEKNSSSIEYYDMPAIWLLNDHIPRTSQYPTNPNCSCWNTGCGEFDIFEVMNGTERNNLYSTFHTFQGIEYLGYGIQADGYIPRDTEGTMKGGVLFDSKGNTVVFMSNDTTFDTEVDYNTIQKLTSVSKNEKYDTNLATISATAPTSTSKSGAAILIPQLSGTFQALLMSAILSTINFIF from the coding sequence ATGGTTCGATTATTTGACATACTAGGAGCACTGCTAGTAGCTGAGTTAATGGGATTGGCTAATGCCAAGCAGTCATATCAAGTCGTCGAGTTTGGAAATGTTGGTTTTTCCGGAACTTACAAGAACGTTAAAAAGATTTCAAATGAAGACAAAGATAGTTGTACTTGTAACTTAGGAGATGAGATTTGGTTCAGTGGTGAGAATGCACCTCTTAATGAAGGTGTTTCTGTGCACTTCAGAGGTCCTCTCTCGCTTTCTAAATTTGCTTTTTACACatctccttcttttgatatcaatgattcgtcatcatcacaGTCGTGGAACAGGACTGCATATTATGACGCTTCCAATAAAACTGCTAATAATGTCACTTTCTTAACTAATGCTGGCGATAATTCTTCATGTTTGGGTAAGGCTTTAACGTATGCAGATTCTACTGGTACCGGGAAAGCGAGCGACGCCACTATATTGGGATCTGATAACCTTTTAAAATCGGATGAAGAATTCAGCATCTTCTCAGAAGTTAAATGTCCAAAGTCTGGTTATAATAAAGCTTGCGGTGTATATCGTTCCGGAATTCCTGCCTATCATGGATTTGATGGTGAGACGAAGATGTTCCTATTTGAATTTACTATGCCAACGGCTTCTGAAAAGAACAGTTCCTCTATTGAATATTACGACATGCCAGCTATATGGCTACTGAATGACCATATTCCTAGAACATCACAATATCCTACGAATCCAAACTGTTCGTGTTGGAATACTGGCTGTGGtgaatttgatatttttgaagtcATGAATGGCACAGAGAGAAACAACCTATATTCTACTTTCCACACTTTCCAGGGTATTGAATATTTAGGTTATGGGATCCAAGCGGATGGATATATTCCAAGAGATACAGAGGGGACTATGAAGGGTggtgttttgtttgattcTAAGGGTAACACTGTCGTGTTTATGTCTAATGACACTACTTTTGACACTGAAGTCGATTACAATACCATTCAAAAACTGACCTCCGTATCTAAGAATGAGAAATATGATACCAATTTAGCAACTATTTCTGCTACAGCACCAACTTCAACCTCAAAATCTGGTGCCGCGATATTGATCCCTCAATTATCGGGTACTTTCCAAGCATTGCTGATGTCAGCGATACTCTCAACTATCAACTTCATATTTTAA